A window of the Verrucomicrobiota bacterium genome harbors these coding sequences:
- a CDS encoding YggS family pyridoxal phosphate-dependent enzyme, which translates to MLFSPEIFEQNLEVLNERISLACDAASRNLSEVKLMAVTKFFPLSVAKTAVSHGLNLLGENRVQEGVEKIQRADFTARWELIGHLQSNKAQLAAKYFDGIQSVDSTKLARRLNQYAAETGKMLQILLQVNTGEDPGKFGFTIKQAEEELETILNLSSLKVEGFMTIAPLPETTESAKTAFNELRNLRDRMTEKTGQILPELSMGMSNDLEAAIDAGSTCIRVGSALFGQRSV; encoded by the coding sequence ATGTTATTTTCGCCGGAAATATTTGAACAAAATCTCGAAGTATTGAATGAACGTATTTCCTTGGCTTGTGATGCAGCCAGCAGGAATTTGAGCGAAGTTAAGCTTATGGCAGTCACAAAGTTTTTCCCATTAAGCGTGGCAAAAACGGCAGTCTCTCATGGACTTAACTTGTTGGGGGAAAACAGAGTGCAGGAAGGGGTTGAGAAAATTCAACGTGCAGATTTCACCGCGAGGTGGGAACTCATTGGTCACCTGCAATCCAACAAAGCGCAACTGGCAGCAAAATATTTCGATGGTATTCAAAGCGTAGATTCGACTAAATTGGCCAGACGCTTGAATCAATATGCGGCCGAAACGGGTAAAATGCTACAGATTCTCCTCCAGGTTAACACGGGCGAGGATCCCGGGAAATTCGGATTCACCATCAAACAGGCAGAAGAAGAGCTGGAAACCATCCTGAACCTTTCATCTTTGAAAGTGGAAGGCTTCATGACCATTGCTCCCCTTCCAGAAACAACGGAATCCGCGAAAACCGCTTTTAACGAATTAAGAAACTTACGGGATCGCATGACTGAAAAGACAGGCCAAATTTTGCCTGAATTATCCATGGGCATGTCCAACGACTTGGAAGCTGCCATTGACGCCGGCAGTACCTGTATTCGCGTAGGATCCGCTCTATTCGGTCAACGGTCGGTTTGA
- a CDS encoding LysR family transcriptional regulator, whose translation MHIENLKIFSDLVESQNFSKAAKLNSITQSAVSQQLRAMEKHFNVLIIDRSQKQFRLTREGHKLYDSSKEILHLYEKLMSDLQEMKKVISGNIHISTIYSIGLHELPVYIKNFLQKYPSVNVRVEYRRSNLVYEDILHNSVDLGLVAFPNRMRQLEVIPFRNDELVLICNPSHPLASLGEVDISDIKDCKIIGFDPDIPTRKATDQIFREHNLDLDPIMEFDNIETVKRAVEIDAGVAIVPQATVVQEINQGTIRGIKLKGDFTRPLAVIHRKGRVLTPAMRKFIETLTGQVSVTDDEVED comes from the coding sequence ATGCATATTGAAAATCTAAAGATCTTCTCAGATCTTGTGGAGAGCCAGAATTTCTCTAAGGCTGCTAAATTAAATTCGATAACCCAATCAGCCGTGAGTCAACAGCTACGGGCGATGGAAAAGCACTTTAATGTTTTGATAATTGATCGTAGCCAAAAACAGTTTCGACTGACACGGGAAGGACATAAACTCTACGATTCATCCAAGGAAATTCTTCATCTTTATGAGAAATTGATGAGTGATCTTCAGGAAATGAAGAAGGTCATAAGTGGAAATATTCACATTTCCACGATTTATTCGATAGGTCTTCACGAGCTCCCTGTTTATATTAAGAATTTTCTCCAGAAATATCCGTCGGTCAATGTCCGTGTAGAGTACAGACGTTCAAACCTGGTGTATGAGGATATTCTGCACAACTCAGTTGATTTGGGTTTGGTAGCTTTCCCGAATCGAATGCGTCAATTGGAAGTGATTCCATTTCGGAACGACGAGTTGGTACTCATTTGCAATCCCAGTCATCCATTAGCCAGCTTGGGTGAGGTGGATATCTCTGATATTAAGGACTGCAAGATCATTGGCTTCGATCCTGACATTCCCACCCGGAAAGCCACGGATCAGATTTTCCGTGAGCATAATCTCGATTTGGATCCGATTATGGAATTTGACAACATTGAAACTGTTAAACGAGCTGTGGAAATTGATGCAGGGGTAGCTATTGTCCCTCAGGCGACGGTTGTTCAGGAGATCAATCAGGGCACGATTCGTGGCATAAAATTGAAGGGCGATTTTACAAGACCTCTTGCTGTTATCCATAGAAAGGGGAGGGTGCTAACCCCTGCTATGAGAAAGTTCATTGAAACATTAACGGGACAAGTTTCTGTCACAGACGACGAGGTCGAAGATTAA